Proteins encoded within one genomic window of Chiloscyllium punctatum isolate Juve2018m chromosome 7, sChiPun1.3, whole genome shotgun sequence:
- the LOC140479708 gene encoding NADH-cytochrome b5 reductase-like → MAYSEDEWLSLRPQEPLPSQCCGSGCKPCVFDIYEWELNEWKQAKAKGDQSFLSQSSEPTQNDLQIIGPEKWSAFQIESVEQLTANTYLYRFQLPSGCCLGLTVGQHIVARGIVNDIEIQRAYTPVNPLDANGYFEVLIKIYEDGLMSQYVKTWKEWDSVCWRGPFGGLPYKPNQYEQLLLFASGTGIAPMIPLIQYIVANEEDETFVTLVGCFRTFQDIYMKSQIQELAAYWNVKTLFVLSQECDLETLPWSYQEKSYRGRINEDMVKDFVNSCRQKPFVVVCGSITFNKDILNYLNRMGIMEDLQFIF, encoded by the exons ATGGCTTACAGTGAGGATGAATGGCTTTCTCTTCGACCCCAAGAGCCTCTGCCTTCCCAGTGTTGTGGTAGTGGATGTAAACCATGTGTATTCGATATTTATGAGTGGGAACTCAACGAATGGAAACAGGCAAAAGCAAAAGGAGACCAAAGTTTTTTGAGTCAGAGCTCTGAG CCAACACAAAATGACTTGCAAATAATTGGACCTGAGAAATGGAGTGCTTTTCAGATAGAGTCTGTGGAACAGCTGACAGCCAACACTTACCTGTATAGATTCCAGCTGCCCAGTGGCTGCTGTCTTGGGTTAACTGTCGGACAACACATTGTAGCTAG GGGAATTGTCAATGATATAGAAATTCAGAGAGCGTACACTCCAGTGAACCCCTTGGATGCAAACGGTTACTTTGAGGTTCTGATAAAG ATTTATGAAGACGGATTAATGTCTCAGTATGTGAAGACCTGGAAGGAGTGGGATAGTGTGTGCTGGCGGGGTCCTTTTGGAGGCTTGCCATACAAACCAAATCAG TATGAGCAGCTATTGCTGTTTGCCTCAGGGACAGGTATAGCTCCAATGATACCTCTGATCCAATATATTGTAGCAAATGAAGAGGACGAAACTTTTGTTACTTTGGTGGGCTGCTTCAGGACTTTCCAAGATATCTACATGAAGTCTCAAATTCAGGAACTGGCTGCTTACTGGAATGTGAAAACATTGTTTGTTCTGAGTCAG GAGTGCGATCTGGAAACTCTTCCCTGGAGTTATCAAGAAAAATCTTACCGTGGACGTATAAATGAAGATATGGTGAAGGATTTTGTTAATTCATGCAGACAGAAACCATTTGTTGTGGTTTGTGGATCCATAACCTTTAACAAAGACATCCTCAACTACCTCAATCGTATGGGCATCATGGAAGATTTGCAGTTTATATTTTAG